Proteins from one Chroococcidiopsis sp. CCMEE 29 genomic window:
- a CDS encoding YihY/virulence factor BrkB family protein, which produces MNVKTIWALLKETFSEWNKDKASRLAAALAYYTIFSLAPLLIIVIAIAGAVFGEEAARGEIVGQIRGLVGKDGAEVIQTAIENASQPAEGIVASVISFVVLVFGATGVFAQLQDALNTIWEVQPKPGRGIVNVIRSRFLSFTMVLGIGFLLLVSLVLSAALAALVNFLGNLLPGLSFLWEIFNFVLGFAVTTLLFGLIFKTLPDVKITWGDVWIGAVITSLLFSIGRFLLGQYLGQSTFGSTFGAAGALVIILAWVDYAAQILFFGAEFTQVYARKYGSKIVPSENAIPVTEEARAQQGMQPNDNERTQRSSGSKSRSPNSLNRLFRRFTQPKRSQRRRNNRLP; this is translated from the coding sequence GTGAACGTAAAGACAATCTGGGCTCTGCTTAAAGAGACATTTTCGGAATGGAACAAGGACAAAGCATCGCGGCTAGCAGCAGCGTTGGCGTACTACACAATTTTTTCTCTTGCACCGCTGTTAATTATCGTGATTGCGATCGCTGGTGCAGTGTTTGGGGAAGAAGCAGCAAGAGGCGAAATTGTTGGGCAAATTCGCGGCTTAGTCGGCAAGGATGGCGCGGAAGTCATCCAAACAGCAATAGAAAATGCCAGTCAACCCGCTGAAGGGATAGTTGCCTCCGTTATTAGCTTCGTCGTCCTCGTATTCGGTGCCACCGGGGTATTTGCCCAGCTGCAAGATGCCCTCAACACAATCTGGGAAGTACAGCCGAAGCCAGGACGCGGCATAGTTAATGTCATTCGCAGCCGTTTTTTGTCGTTCACAATGGTGCTGGGAATTGGCTTTTTATTGCTCGTATCCCTCGTGCTCAGTGCAGCCTTGGCGGCGTTGGTCAATTTTTTGGGCAATCTGCTGCCAGGTCTCTCTTTCCTGTGGGAGATTTTCAACTTTGTCCTTGGTTTTGCTGTCACTACGTTGTTGTTTGGGCTGATTTTCAAAACCCTACCAGATGTCAAAATTACCTGGGGTGATGTTTGGATTGGAGCGGTCATTACCTCACTGCTGTTTTCGATTGGTAGATTCCTGCTGGGACAGTATCTAGGTCAAAGTACTTTTGGCTCAACCTTTGGTGCAGCTGGTGCGCTTGTAATTATCCTTGCTTGGGTTGACTATGCTGCTCAAATTCTCTTTTTCGGTGCCGAATTTACCCAAGTTTATGCCAGAAAATACGGCTCTAAGATTGTTCCCTCTGAGAATGCCATCCCCGTGACTGAAGAGGCTAGGGCTCAACAAGGTATGCAACCGAATGATAATGAGCGGACACAGCGATCGTCTGGCAGTAAATCGCGATCGCCTAACTCGCTCAATCGCCTATTCCGGCGCTTTACACAGCCCAAACGTTCACAACGGAGAAGAAATAATCGGCTACCTTAA
- a CDS encoding putative 2-dehydropantoate 2-reductase — MGAYPDATYNKGFVSSSYAILGTGALGGYYGACLQRAGLDVHFLLHSDYKHVSKSGLIIESPEGDFTLSQVNAYSNVAQMPRCDVVAIALKTTQNHLLPQLLPAVVKDDGVVLVLQNGLGIEDEVAQIVGSHRVIGGLCFLCSNKVGPGHIHHLDYKEITLGEYMPNYRPCGITERLRQIADDFERAGIPIQLAEDLLLARWRKLVWNIPYNGLSVILDATTDELMANEYARSLVEQLMHEVVAGAAKCDRYIPDSFIQKMLDHTAQMKPYRPSMKIDYDHLRPLEVEAIFGNPLRAAQAAGANLPQIATLYLQLKFLDGKNCF; from the coding sequence ATGGGAGCATACCCTGACGCTACTTATAATAAGGGCTTTGTTTCAAGCAGCTACGCCATCTTGGGAACTGGAGCGCTGGGTGGTTACTACGGTGCTTGTCTGCAACGAGCTGGTTTAGATGTCCACTTCTTGCTGCACAGCGATTACAAACATGTCAGCAAATCTGGTCTAATCATCGAGTCTCCAGAAGGGGACTTCACTCTGTCTCAAGTTAATGCCTACAGCAACGTTGCCCAGATGCCGCGCTGTGATGTGGTAGCCATTGCACTGAAAACAACACAAAATCACCTCCTACCTCAGCTATTGCCTGCTGTGGTTAAAGATGATGGTGTTGTTTTAGTGTTGCAGAATGGGTTAGGCATTGAGGATGAAGTTGCTCAGATTGTTGGCTCCCATCGGGTGATTGGTGGACTGTGCTTTCTCTGCTCGAATAAAGTAGGACCAGGACACATTCACCACTTGGATTACAAGGAAATTACCCTAGGCGAATACATGCCTAACTATCGTCCCTGCGGCATTACCGAGCGGTTGCGTCAAATTGCTGATGATTTTGAACGTGCTGGAATTCCTATCCAACTAGCTGAAGATTTGCTGCTTGCCCGTTGGCGGAAACTAGTTTGGAACATCCCTTACAATGGGCTTTCTGTAATTCTCGATGCAACGACAGATGAGCTGATGGCGAATGAGTATGCCCGGTCGTTAGTCGAGCAACTGATGCATGAAGTAGTTGCTGGTGCTGCTAAGTGCGATCGCTATATCCCTGATAGCTTCATTCAGAAAATGCTTGACCACACCGCTCAGATGAAACCATACCGCCCTAGCATGAAAATTGACTACGATCATCTGCGACCGCTAGAGGTGGAAGCTATATTCGGCAACCCCCTACGGGCAGCTCAAGCAGCAGGTGCTAATTTGCCCCAAATTGCTACGCTTTACCTGCAACTAAAGTTTTTAGATGGGAAAAATTGCTTTTGA
- a CDS encoding helix-turn-helix transcriptional regulator, which produces MKLAHLAKLVGMSQYYFCHLFKRSMGVTPYQYVLQQRIERSKQLLKQNELSIAEIALMCGFKNQSHLTTFFRKLTGITPKVFRSP; this is translated from the coding sequence ATTAAACTCGCTCACCTAGCTAAACTTGTCGGCATGAGCCAATATTATTTCTGCCACTTGTTTAAGCGCTCAATGGGAGTCACACCATATCAGTACGTGTTGCAGCAACGAATAGAGCGCTCAAAACAATTACTCAAGCAAAACGAACTGTCTATAGCTGAAATTGCACTCATGTGCGGGTTTAAGAATCAAAGCCATTTAACAACTTTTTTTCGCAAATTAACAGGAATAACTCCAAAGGTATTCAGAAGTCCTTGA
- the purH gene encoding bifunctional phosphoribosylaminoimidazolecarboxamide formyltransferase/IMP cyclohydrolase, translated as MARLALLSVSDKTGLINFARSLAEEFGFDLISSGGTAQALKQVGLPVTKVADYTGSPEILAGRVKTLHPRIHGGILARRDLQQDMADLETNHIRPIDLVVVNLYPFEQTIAKPGVTLAEAIEQIDIGGPAMLRAAAKNYAHLTVLCNPSMYEAYLQELRQHEGKASLEFRQACAIQAFEHTAGYDRAITIYLTNQESNVGAGLSEPLVGESNLSINPPVLPQRFTISGEQLQSLRYGENPHQPAGWYQTGTTATGWAAATKLQGKELSYNNLVDLEAAGRLIAEFADTPAAVIIKHTNPCGVALGNTLSEAYEKAFNADPVSAFGGIVALNRPIDASTATALTQTFLECVVAPSCEPEAKEIIAAKSKVRVLLLPDLSMGPEETVKAIAGGFLVQVANDVVADTSQWQVVTQKQPTSDQLAELLFAWKVCKHVKSNAIVITGDRTTLGVGAGQMNRVGSVKIALEQAGEKAQGAFLASDGFFPFDDSVRTAAAAGITAIVQPGGSLRDQDSIKAANELGLVMVFTGVRHFLH; from the coding sequence ATGGCACGTCTAGCACTGCTGAGTGTATCGGATAAAACAGGGCTAATCAACTTTGCCCGTAGTCTAGCTGAAGAATTTGGGTTTGATCTAATCAGCAGTGGTGGAACGGCTCAAGCCCTCAAGCAGGTAGGGCTACCAGTAACAAAAGTTGCCGATTACACAGGTTCTCCTGAAATTTTAGCAGGCAGAGTCAAAACGCTGCATCCGCGAATTCATGGCGGGATTTTGGCGCGTCGGGATTTGCAGCAGGATATGGCAGATTTAGAAACCAACCATATCCGCCCGATTGATTTAGTCGTAGTGAATCTCTATCCCTTCGAGCAAACCATTGCCAAACCGGGAGTCACGTTAGCAGAGGCAATTGAGCAAATTGATATTGGTGGTCCTGCTATGCTGCGGGCAGCTGCCAAGAATTACGCCCATCTGACTGTTCTTTGTAACCCCTCTATGTATGAAGCATACTTGCAAGAGTTACGACAGCATGAAGGAAAAGCGTCTTTAGAGTTCCGTCAAGCCTGCGCTATCCAAGCCTTTGAACATACAGCTGGATACGATAGAGCGATCACTATCTATCTTACCAATCAGGAGTCAAACGTAGGGGCGGGTTTATCAGAACCGTTAGTGGGAGAATCGAACTTATCTATAAACCCACCCGTACTACCCCAAAGATTTACAATTTCTGGGGAACAGTTGCAATCTCTGCGTTATGGCGAGAATCCTCATCAACCCGCAGGCTGGTATCAAACAGGGACTACTGCAACAGGCTGGGCAGCCGCTACCAAACTCCAGGGCAAAGAATTAAGTTATAACAACTTAGTTGATCTAGAAGCAGCGGGGCGGCTAATTGCTGAATTCGCTGATACTCCAGCTGCGGTGATTATTAAACACACAAATCCCTGTGGGGTGGCGCTGGGAAATACGTTATCAGAAGCTTATGAAAAGGCTTTCAATGCTGACCCGGTTTCTGCCTTTGGTGGGATTGTAGCACTGAACCGTCCGATTGATGCGTCTACTGCAACTGCTTTGACTCAAACGTTTTTGGAATGTGTAGTTGCACCCAGTTGCGAACCAGAGGCAAAGGAAATTATTGCTGCTAAGTCAAAGGTTAGGGTTTTGCTGTTACCAGACTTAAGTATGGGACCTGAGGAAACAGTGAAAGCGATCGCTGGGGGTTTTTTGGTGCAAGTTGCCAATGATGTTGTAGCTGACACCAGCCAATGGCAAGTTGTGACACAGAAGCAACCTACCTCAGATCAGCTGGCAGAATTGCTGTTTGCTTGGAAGGTTTGCAAGCATGTCAAGTCTAATGCAATTGTCATCACAGGCGATCGCACTACTCTCGGCGTGGGAGCAGGACAAATGAATCGCGTCGGTTCAGTCAAAATTGCCTTAGAACAAGCTGGGGAAAAAGCCCAAGGTGCATTTCTTGCCAGTGATGGTTTCTTCCCTTTTGATGATTCTGTACGGACAGCAGCAGCTGCGGGGATTACGGCGATTGTGCAACCTGGTGGCAGTTTGCGGGATCAAGATTCTATCAAAGCTGCAAATGAACTGGGTTTAGTCATGGTGTTTACGGGAGTGCGACACTTCTTGCACTAA
- a CDS encoding alpha/beta hydrolase produces the protein MSLQVITVPAITGKEPTGLIVTLHGWGANAQNLAAVVPLANLPDYQFMFPNAPFPHPYGAGRMWYDLGQEKGKGLPESRQLLINWLQSLEGSTGVPLSRTILSGFSQGAAMTLDVGLSLPLAGLVALSGYLHPTSPPAGGKFPPVLIVHGRQDYVVPVKAAQDARDNLVALGVSVEYQEFDMGHEIRPEVLALTRNFVLRIMSKEDQKVYKSS, from the coding sequence TTGTCTTTACAAGTCATCACGGTTCCAGCGATTACGGGTAAGGAACCAACTGGATTGATCGTGACGTTACATGGCTGGGGTGCCAATGCTCAAAATCTAGCAGCTGTAGTTCCCCTGGCGAATTTACCTGATTACCAGTTTATGTTTCCCAATGCACCTTTTCCCCATCCCTATGGTGCGGGCAGGATGTGGTATGACTTGGGGCAGGAGAAGGGTAAGGGGCTACCAGAAAGTCGGCAACTGCTAATCAACTGGTTGCAATCTCTAGAAGGTAGCACGGGTGTACCATTGTCGCGCACGATTTTGAGTGGATTTTCCCAAGGTGCAGCAATGACTTTAGATGTAGGGTTAAGCTTGCCACTAGCAGGTTTAGTTGCCTTAAGTGGATATCTACATCCAACCTCTCCACCAGCAGGTGGTAAGTTTCCTCCGGTTTTAATTGTGCATGGTAGGCAAGACTATGTTGTGCCCGTCAAGGCTGCTCAAGACGCACGGGATAATTTAGTGGCTTTGGGTGTCTCGGTAGAGTACCAGGAATTTGATATGGGGCATGAAATTCGACCAGAAGTGTTAGCACTGACTCGTAATTTCGTTTTAAGGATCATGTCAAAGGAAGATCAAAAAGTTTATAAATCATCATGA
- a CDS encoding DUF2555 domain-containing protein, with translation METLCISKRDIAAMSAVDVKELATRLEQDNYNNAFDGLNDWHLLRAIAFQRPELVEPYLHLLDLEPYDEA, from the coding sequence ATGGAAACTTTGTGCATTTCCAAGCGGGATATTGCTGCCATGTCCGCAGTAGACGTGAAGGAGTTGGCTACCCGTTTAGAGCAGGATAATTACAACAATGCTTTTGATGGTTTGAACGATTGGCATTTACTGCGAGCGATCGCGTTTCAGCGTCCTGAGTTAGTGGAACCATACCTCCACCTCTTAGACCTGGAACCGTATGATGAGGCATAA